From Nonlabens sp. Ci31, the proteins below share one genomic window:
- a CDS encoding response regulator transcription factor produces METENKKILLVEDDPNFGTVLKDYLLMNDFDVTHAKNGMEGFEKFKKDNYDLCILDVMMPYKDGFTLAKEIREKNEEVPIIFLTAKAMKEDVLRGYKVGADDYLNKPFDSEVLLMKIRAIMQRKGQDSIADSKEFEFQIGNFHLNSKLRFLSVGDKSPIKLSPKENELLRLLALHLNDLMPRELALTKIWRDDNYFTSRSMDVYIAKLRKYLKEDDNVEIVNIHGEGFRLLVKDQVDY; encoded by the coding sequence ATGGAAACTGAAAACAAAAAAATACTCTTAGTAGAGGACGACCCGAATTTCGGAACAGTATTGAAAGACTATCTTTTAATGAATGACTTTGATGTCACCCATGCAAAAAACGGTATGGAAGGTTTTGAGAAATTCAAAAAGGATAATTATGATCTTTGTATTCTAGATGTCATGATGCCTTATAAGGATGGGTTTACTCTAGCAAAAGAGATCAGAGAAAAAAATGAAGAGGTGCCAATTATTTTTTTAACTGCTAAGGCGATGAAAGAAGATGTATTAAGAGGTTATAAAGTAGGTGCAGATGATTACCTAAATAAACCATTTGATAGTGAGGTTCTTCTTATGAAGATCAGAGCGATCATGCAACGTAAAGGTCAAGACAGCATTGCTGATTCTAAGGAATTTGAATTCCAGATAGGAAACTTTCACCTCAACTCTAAGCTTAGATTTCTTTCTGTAGGTGATAAATCACCTATTAAACTTTCCCCTAAAGAAAATGAATTACTGCGTTTACTAGCCTTACACCTTAACGATTTAATGCCTCGTGAATTAGCACTTACAAAAATATGGAGAGATGATAATTATTTCACTTCAAGATCAATGGATGTTTATATTGCAAAGTTGCGTAAATATCTTAAAGAAGATGATAATGTAGAAATCGTTAACATTCACGGAGAAGGATTCCGTCTGTTAGTTAAGGATCAAGTAGATTATTAA
- a CDS encoding sensor histidine kinase translates to MSLSLAGIVMVQIYWIINSVSDKEYQFSFAVKQTLASVSTELDSREVEKFYNVLDQIRDSLGVQPDQRTISELMLIRRNQNQEETSTYSNSLLNENYKLNPQLLDLELDSITFNKLLSKKSVFDAEVNTKRKKKTFQELSHLEKYNRKSDGEIISNYNSLLPISQRISKSELQEIIREELNNRPIEADFEFAIYQDGFATRVQSDDFDFLTEATWGYPIYKNSNLETEPYLLYLNMPDRKKYILSSVAGMALLSLIFTTVIVVAYSNAIKQIFKQRQISQIKTDFINNMTHEFKTPIATINLALDSLKHPKISSDPDKVSNYLRMIREENKRMHSQVENVLRISKLERDDLNIDKERMDMDEIIEDSISHIQLILEEKGGIIKTHLGALRTEVLVNESHMINVIVNVLENAIKYTEGTPVIDVFTENVKEKLVIKVRDQGIGMSKQAQRKIFQKFFREHTGDIHNVKGHGLGLAYAKRILDDCHGEIHVDSIKGKGSTFSIHLPIIT, encoded by the coding sequence ATGAGTTTATCCCTTGCAGGAATTGTAATGGTTCAGATCTACTGGATCATCAATAGTGTGAGTGATAAGGAATATCAATTTTCATTTGCAGTAAAGCAAACACTAGCTTCGGTATCCACAGAATTAGATAGCCGCGAGGTAGAAAAATTCTACAACGTTCTAGATCAAATAAGAGATAGTTTAGGTGTACAGCCAGATCAAAGAACGATTAGTGAGCTTATGCTTATACGGCGCAATCAAAATCAAGAGGAGACTTCTACTTATAGCAATAGTTTGCTTAATGAAAATTACAAGCTAAACCCTCAGTTATTAGATCTTGAACTAGATAGCATTACCTTTAATAAGTTACTGAGTAAAAAAAGTGTATTTGATGCTGAGGTCAACACTAAAAGAAAGAAAAAGACATTTCAAGAGCTGTCACACTTAGAAAAATATAACAGAAAGTCAGATGGGGAAATTATAAGCAATTATAACAGTCTATTGCCCATCTCGCAACGTATTTCCAAGTCTGAATTACAAGAAATAATACGGGAGGAATTAAATAATAGACCAATAGAGGCAGACTTTGAATTTGCGATTTATCAAGATGGGTTTGCTACACGAGTACAGTCTGATGATTTTGACTTTTTAACAGAAGCCACTTGGGGGTATCCTATTTACAAAAACAGCAATTTAGAGACAGAGCCTTATCTACTGTATTTAAATATGCCCGATAGAAAGAAGTACATACTATCTTCTGTAGCTGGAATGGCTTTATTATCATTGATATTTACCACTGTTATAGTTGTTGCTTATTCTAACGCGATAAAGCAAATTTTTAAACAACGTCAAATTTCTCAGATCAAGACAGATTTTATCAATAACATGACTCATGAGTTTAAAACACCTATTGCTACTATAAATCTGGCCTTGGACTCCTTAAAACATCCTAAAATATCATCAGATCCAGATAAAGTTTCTAATTACCTGAGAATGATTAGAGAGGAAAATAAGCGCATGCACAGTCAAGTAGAAAACGTACTGAGAATTTCAAAGCTGGAGAGAGACGATCTCAATATAGATAAAGAGCGCATGGACATGGATGAAATTATTGAGGATAGTATTTCTCACATCCAGCTTATATTAGAAGAAAAAGGTGGTATAATTAAAACTCATTTAGGAGCTCTGAGAACAGAAGTTCTCGTAAATGAAAGCCATATGATTAATGTTATAGTAAATGTTTTAGAGAATGCTATAAAATATACAGAAGGCACACCTGTAATTGATGTATTTACAGAAAATGTAAAAGAAAAGCTGGTGATCAAAGTACGTGACCAAGGAATAGGAATGAGCAAACAAGCCCAACGCAAGATCTTTCAAAAATTCTTTAGAGAGCATACAGGTGATATACACAACGTAAAAGGTCACGGATTAGGACTGGCTTATGCAAAAAGAATTTTAGACGATTGCCACGGTGAAATACACGTAGATAGTATCAAGGGAAAAGGTAGTACCTTTAGTATTCATCTGCCGATAATAACATAA
- the coaE gene encoding dephospho-CoA kinase (Dephospho-CoA kinase (CoaE) performs the final step in coenzyme A biosynthesis.), with the protein MKIVGLTGGIGSGKSTVGHEFENLGIPVFIADDVSKKLLATDPQVIEAVTHLLGKDSYNPDDKGLVVPNKKYIASKVFNDTTLLTSLNQIMHPAVRVYFREWIQKQKSPYMIYEAAILFESNSHLLCDKVVLVTAGKEERIRRVMDRDAASRAEVVSRLRHQWSEGQRLELSDFVIVNEDIQLLRASVRSIHEVLLK; encoded by the coding sequence ATGAAAATAGTTGGTTTGACAGGTGGAATAGGCAGTGGTAAATCAACAGTTGGCCACGAATTTGAAAATTTAGGGATTCCTGTTTTTATTGCAGATGATGTTTCTAAAAAATTATTGGCTACAGATCCACAAGTCATTGAAGCTGTTACACATTTATTAGGTAAAGATTCTTATAATCCAGACGATAAAGGATTAGTAGTACCTAATAAAAAATATATTGCTTCAAAGGTCTTTAATGATACAACGCTTTTGACATCACTAAATCAAATTATGCATCCTGCGGTTAGGGTCTATTTTAGGGAATGGATTCAGAAACAAAAATCCCCTTATATGATCTATGAGGCTGCTATCTTGTTCGAAAGTAACAGTCATCTACTATGTGATAAAGTTGTTTTAGTAACTGCTGGTAAAGAAGAAAGAATTAGAAGAGTAATGGATCGAGACGCTGCGAGTAGAGCAGAAGTAGTATCTAGACTTCGTCATCAATGGTCTGAAGGGCAACGACTGGAATTGTCAGATTTTGTTATAGTAAATGAAGATATTCAACTTTTAAGGGCATCTGTACGGAGTATTCATGAAGTTTTGTTAAAATAA
- a CDS encoding glycosyltransferase, translating to MHYSFIIPVFNRPEEIEKLLISLSQLVFERDFEVVIIEDGSELSSEMVCSRFRESLTINYFYKPNSGPGDSRNFGMKKATGDYFIILDSDCVLPSHYLKVVDAYLLNNYVDCYGGPDAAHESFSSLQKAINYSMTSFLTTGGIRGGSEKLGKFQPRSFNMGLSKKAFQETMGFGNIHPGEDPDLTIRLWQRGFDTVLIKEAYVYHERRISWKLFYKQVHKFGKVRVILNKWHPSTKRITYWFPSLFCVSLFLAVILSVLGNQLLLSLYLFYFSILFIDSSIKNGVSIGLSSVFATLIQFYAYGTGFLKSWLKITILKQEETTAFPKLFFK from the coding sequence ATCCATTACTCCTTTATTATACCGGTTTTCAACAGACCTGAAGAGATAGAAAAATTACTTATTAGTCTTTCTCAATTAGTCTTTGAAAGAGATTTTGAAGTAGTTATCATTGAGGATGGATCTGAATTGAGCAGTGAAATGGTATGTTCTCGCTTTCGCGAAAGCTTAACCATCAACTATTTTTACAAACCAAATTCGGGCCCTGGAGACTCTAGGAATTTTGGTATGAAGAAGGCTACTGGAGATTATTTTATTATACTGGATAGCGACTGTGTGCTACCTAGTCATTACCTCAAGGTGGTAGATGCCTACTTATTAAATAATTATGTAGATTGTTACGGAGGTCCAGATGCTGCTCATGAGAGTTTTAGTAGCCTTCAAAAGGCGATTAACTATTCCATGACTTCCTTTCTTACCACAGGAGGAATTAGAGGTGGGAGCGAAAAATTAGGTAAATTCCAGCCGCGTAGTTTTAATATGGGACTGAGTAAAAAGGCCTTTCAAGAAACTATGGGTTTTGGAAATATTCATCCAGGGGAAGATCCAGACTTAACGATCAGGTTGTGGCAACGCGGATTTGATACCGTATTGATTAAGGAAGCTTATGTATATCATGAAAGACGCATATCTTGGAAGTTATTTTATAAACAGGTGCATAAATTTGGTAAAGTAAGAGTAATTCTTAACAAATGGCACCCCAGTACTAAGCGTATCACCTATTGGTTCCCTTCCTTATTTTGTGTTTCTCTATTTCTAGCGGTCATTTTATCTGTTTTAGGTAATCAGTTGCTTTTGAGCTTATATCTGTTTTATTTCAGTATCTTGTTTATTGACTCCTCTATTAAAAATGGGGTGTCTATAGGCTTGAGTTCTGTTTTTGCAACACTAATTCAGTTCTATGCTTATGGAACAGGATTTTTAAAATCTTGGTTAAAAATTACAATCTTAAAACAGGAAGAGACAACTGCATTTCCTAAATTATTTTTTAAATAA